The Miscanthus floridulus cultivar M001 chromosome 7, ASM1932011v1, whole genome shotgun sequence genome includes a region encoding these proteins:
- the LOC136464825 gene encoding auxin-responsive protein IAA9-like: MELELGLAPPSARHPIPMTIDHGYHLAAADELSSTSSDHHPRAARAGKRGFAEAFQKAESTTTLPLFDDGSSCGARNGGSKRPLVGWPPVSSARSRACGGAGAKYVKVKKEGDAIGRKLDLSLHASYDELLATLARLFPTTSGNQDDKEISSSTTTTSSHVGVVVTYEDGEGDWMLLGDVPWDDFARSVKRLKILG; encoded by the exons ATGGAGCTGGAGCTCGGGCTGGCGCCGCCGAGCGCGCGCCACCCCATTCCCATGACGATCGACCATGGCTACCACCTCGCCGCGGCCGACGAGCTGAGCAGCACCTCGTCGGACCACCACCCTCGTGCTGCGCGCGCCGGAAAGAGAGGGTTCGCGGAAGCCTTCCAGAAGGCGGAGTCGACGACGACGCTGCCGCTCTTCGATGACGGCTCGTCGTGCGGCGCGAGGAACGGCGGCAGCAAGAGGCCGCTGGTCGGGTGGCCGCCGGTGAGCTCCGCGCGCAGCAGGGcgtgcggcggcgccggcgccaagTACGTGAAGGTGAAGAAGGAAGGCGACGCCATCGGCAGGAAGCTGGACCTGTCGCTCCACGCCTCCTACGACGAGCTCCTCGCCACGCTCGCCCGCTTGTTCCCGACCACCTCCGGCAACCAAG ACGACAAGGAAATCAgcagctccaccaccaccaccagcagccaTGTGGGCGTGGTGGTCACCTACGAGGATGGAGAAGGGGACTGGATGCTGCTCGGAGATGTGCCATGGGA TGATTTTGCAAGGTCCGTCAAGCGGCTCAAGATACTGGGATGA
- the LOC136464827 gene encoding ATP-dependent Clp protease proteolytic subunit 6, chloroplastic-like — MASPSISAPLAVRAAPSAPMSAPSLRFSAPSTAQSHAHLLPRFSCRPNGAKPRLGLRGFQSVSHGVSSQQAERIHCHSSLRQNTIVASENENPPLMPAIMTPGGALDLATVLLGNRVIFIGQYINSQVAQRVISQLVTLAAVDEEADILIYLNCPGGSLYSILAIYDCMSWIKPKVGTVCFGVVASQAAIILAGGEKGMRYAMPNARVMIHQPQGGSEGNVEEVRRQVGETVYARDKVDKMFAAFTGQPLDMVQQWTERDRFMSSSEAMDFGLVDALLETRY, encoded by the exons ATGGCCAGCCCCAGCATCTCCGCCCCGCTCGCCGTCcgcgccgccccctccgcccctATGTCGGCCCCATCTCTCCGTTTCTCCGCTCCCTCCACCGCCCAATCTCACGCTCACCTCCTGCCTCGGTTTTCGTGTAGGCCGAATGGAGCCAAACCACGCCTTGGTCTCCGAG GATTCCAATCTGTATCACATGGTGTTTCTTCACAGCAGGCTGAGAGGATACACTGCCATTCTTCTCTCAG GCAAAACACAATAGTTGCATCTGAGAACGAAAATCCACCTTTAATGCCGGCAATCATGACTCCTGGTGGCGCTCTTGATCTCGCAACTGTACTACTGGGAAATCGTGTAATCTTCATTGGTCAATATATTAACTCCCAGGTGGCACAACGTGTGATATCACAACTTGTCACACTTGCTGCCGTCGATGAAGAGGCTGATATTCTG ATCTATCTTAACTGCCCTGGTGGAAGTCTCTATTCGATCTTAGCGATTTACGATTGCATGTCCTGG ATAAAGCCCAAAGTTGGGACAGTGTGCTTTGGTGTTGTTGCCAGTCAAGCAGCAATCATTCTTGCAGGCGGCGAAAAGGGAATGCGCTATGCAATGCCAAATGCTAGAGTAATGATTCATCAACCTCAAGGTGGATCGGAG GGCAATGTGGAGGAGGTGAGGCGACAGGTTGGAGAAACCGTCTATGCTCGTGAT AAAGTTGATAAAATGTTTGCTGCTTTCACCGGGCAACCACTTGACATGGTGCAACAGTGGACAGAGAGGGATCGGTTCATGTCTTCTTCAGAG GCCATGGATTTCGGATTGGTTGATGCCTTACTGGAAACAAGATACTAG
- the LOC136468005 gene encoding ribonucleoside-diphosphate reductase large subunit-like produces the protein MIMWANRYIDQSQSLNIHMEQPNSGKLTSLHFHAWSKGLKTGMYYLRTRAAADAIKFTVDTTLLKDKQPTSEEEDDAQVKMAQVACSLNNRDECLACGS, from the exons ATGATCATGTGGGCTAACCGCTATATCGATCAGAGCCAAAGCCTTAATATCCACATGGAACAACCAAACTCTGGGAAGCTAACTTCACTGCATTTCCATGCTTGGTCAAAG GGCCTGAAAACAGGGATGTATTACTTAAGAACTCGAGCTGCTGCCGATGCAATCAAGTTTACAGTTGATACTACTCTTCTCAAG GATAAGCAGCCGACttcagaagaagaggatgatgcccAGGTTAAAATGGCACAAGTGGCCTGTTCCTTGAACAACCGGGATGAGTGCTTAGCATGTGGAAGTTAG